From the Ammospiza caudacuta isolate bAmmCau1 chromosome 1, bAmmCau1.pri, whole genome shotgun sequence genome, the window TGTTGTTGTTTTGGATTTGgcatgagaataatgttgataacacactgatgttttgtgttttttatatTACACTGCTCTTATCTCAACATAcaagttttggttttgattcTCCTCCCCATTCCACTGGACTGGGAGTGGGGGAGGTCAGGgagtggctgtgtggtgctTAGTTCCCAGCTGGGATTAAACCATGACAACATACCAGCATAATTTTTGCTATAATTGGTTTAGctcatttccttaaaaaaaataaaacatttgcaCAAGCAGCTCTCTTCTCTGATGAATATTTTTCCACAGGAAATCATTCATTCTCTGTTGCATACATTTCCAGACTCCTCTTAGACATGTTCCAtgggttggatttggggtttttccttatATTTCAGTCCCGAGCTTTAGGATCATGAAATGTTTCCAATGATCAAAAGACACCCTTTTTTTTTGACACTTGTTTATTTGCAACAGTAGTGTGAGATACAGTAGAATACATGTGGGAACCAGATAATCATGTATTATTTTATAGTGAATTTTTCAGTAGATTATTCCAAATATTACATATGGAATTTTAAAGTTCTATTACATTAGTTCTGATATCATGGTGACTAAGCACTTAAACAATAAGCAGTCTTGTGGAAAAATCCATATACACAGTTTGCTTTACCTCATTTGTCCTAAATTTCAGACTGCAACAGGATGACTTAGATCATATAAGTGGGTAGCAAATACTGCagtctatatttacatattaTCTATTCAGAAAGTCCTTGAGAAACTCAGATACACACAGGCTGAACTGAGATACAAAAAATTGTGCATGGTGTTTTTACCTCTCACCTTGAAAAGAAAGACTCACAATGTAAATTCTCACATATTTTAATAAGATTAAAAAGATTGGATGGTGTACAATATCCTGAATGTGTTACACAGCCAGCAGATAAGATGtttcagagcacagcagcagctgctctgccatcAAGCACTAGAAAGGTAGATGGCCATCGAGCTTTCTAAACACACACTGTGGTAATTACtaataaccagaaaaaaagcacattttgaaAAACTGATATGCAAATACACGTGACAAACCTAAACACAGCATGAGATGAATCTCACTCCTACTTCCACTGAAAGGTGGAATGCTTGGACAGAAGGGTTATCATGACAACTTGGATGCTGCAGggtttcttcttattttttttttttcctgagaataGCTAGAATTTGGGTGATGAACTTCTCAGAGTACATGCAACCTAAAAGGTATTTGTGTGCTTCAATAGAATCACCCTTGGCTTCCatgctttcttttctgaaacCCAGTGACTTAATATTATGAAGGTGCTTGTTAAAGTGCAAATATAGCATTGAAAACAATCCTGATACCATGGAGGAGTGAGACTCATCCTATTTTTGGGGCCCCAAAATGATGACAGACCTGCCAGTCTTTCCATCCACAATCATAAAAAAAACCATTTCCCACCAAAAGCAAGAAATGTTTTAAGAGGACATCAAGTATGTTATGAGATGCAGTGTAGAGCTGAAGAGCTTAAGAACACAAATCTCACTCAAACAGTATCAAAGTACATGTTTAAAAAGAATACTAAAGCAGAAGTATCTTGAATCCTTTAAAAGGTCATGCTAGTCTATTATTTAACCAAGCATGACTATTGTACAGTGATGATACCATTGCAAGACAGCTTAGAGGAACACGTATCCCTGTGCTAAACTAAGTCCTAATGGATGCTGAGGAGTGATGTTCCCTTATATGAATGTGGTGGGGCAGAACCACCTGTGGTTACAGCCACTGCTAAGGATTTACTGTAGGGTGGGTCATTAGCCACAAGTTGAATGCATCTTCTTCCAAAATTAAGCATATTGCTGAAAGCCTTGGATTTTAGAAAAAACACAATGAAGTGTGTGAGAAAAGCCATCACTCCCCAAAAAAGTTCAGGATCATTTCCACTGTAGTCAATGACAAACTCCTCCACAAGTTTTAATCTGTGGGATCAGGAGCAGACCTACCACACATTGCTTACCTGCTAATGTCTAATGGCATGGCATCAACCTTTACTGCCTGCTGGCCTCTATTTTAGCATCCCTTCTTTTCCCTGATCTTTTCAGAAGTGTCAGGATCTTATCCTCAATAAGGAGCTCTGCTGGTTCTGGGGCTGGTTCTGAGTGTTTGCCACAGTTCATTAATACAGGAAAAAGATCCTCCTAACAGGGGTGGCTGGTGCTATGCTCACATTATGCTCACCTCAGTGGCAGAATCAGGCTGGGTGAGGAAAACACACATCAAGCCATTTGTGTAAAGGACCCTTAAGCATAAAGCAAATCACAGCTTCTTATTTAAATAACACAGTACCATGCAAAATTCACAAATTAAGGAGTGtctttaagtaaaaaaaaatgcaaaccttTGCTTAAAAATCCACCAATTTTATGTGTATTACTCTTTACTTTTTTAAGCCATGCAAAAGGTTTAACCAAAACGTCCCTTTAACAAAGACAGATTGGAACCTCGTAAAAGAAAAAGCCCAACTTACTGCCTAGACAAATCCCCAACAAGTTTTGATCTTTCTTACTGAATTTCTTTATCATGGTATTCATCCATCTGAGCAGAGGTCTAACACCACATCTGGGCTGCCCTTCCCTTGGGACACAGTCCTTGCTGTGGGAAGGAGCCCTTATCTGCAATTTGACATTGCCCATTGCAGGTCCCCAGCCATGCTCAACTGCAAATGCATGAAGGAGTCATGAACCTCATGCTCAATGCAGGGAACTTGCACCACACTAACAGGGACTAAGACAAGAAAAATGTGGAACTTGAAAAAGGACACGCTGGGACTACACAAGGCTGCAAGCTGGGACACTAGAATTGCCCTTGGAACATAGTGCACAGATTTGAGGGTTGTAGTGGTTTTATTATCTCATTAGAAACATCTAATTCCCTGTAATAAAGATTGCATGTAGAGTATGTCAAAGAACAGATGAGGCTAATACAGCCCACAGTCAGGACTAatactttcttttcctctctttttgcTAAATAAGCAGGGATAggttttcaatttaaaaataaaaactatataATTATGGTAATAATACCATGCTCCtgactgctctgcagctgcataTTGTAAAACTCAAAGCCACTGATCAGAAACAAAAGCAGTAAGTCAGCAAAAGCTTAACAGAAATGTTCTGATGGGGTGATTTTGTCTGGCAAAATCCTCTATAGGGGAAAGACTGTTTACCAAACATATTTCATGTCCTTTTGCCCCTAAAACACCCTGCAAGCACTTGAGCCTTTTTCTAACAACAGATAAAGAAACCTTTGCCAGAGGTGTAGTTTATGACTATATGAACACAGGAACAAGCAGTGAACCTGTTCAAATAGTTAGCCATCAGTTACAACAAAAAGCCAGAAGCAGTCGTATTTTTATCATCtgttataaaaaaatatttcccaatCAGTGTCTCAATACAGTTAAAAGTTAAAACCCCTCTACATTactaataaattaaaaaaaaacactatCTCCAACCTTCTTGTAAGAAAATAGGTGAGTAATTTAAACCTTTAGTTTACATAAATTAGCACAGAAATGTGTATTCAAACAAGTGCACTGAAAACAGATAtgccttcttttcttctgataTCTCTTATTTAAGTTATTAAGTAACAGGAAAGCCTTTATATTCTTTGCATGACCTTGAGAGTCTGCTAACACTGAATGGTCAATAGTCAAACCCCAGGAGAATGTTTCACCAGATAGAAAATGACAAGAGGGAGCAAGAAGTACAATCAACTGCTTTGCAGCCTTATTACCCTACACTTCAACATTCCATTTCAGCACATTTACTCTTGGGGATGAAGGTAATGTATTTATACAGTGAATCAGATGAGCGAAATTTGATGGGTtgatagaattttttttcttaaaagcctgttaaagtataatttttttcagaggtAGTCTGCAAGGCAATAGTGATGTACATGAGTGGAAACAATATTCCTTTGCTTGACTGTGGATAAAACTCTTAAATAGTGCTGGTGCTGTCTCCGAACCTCGCAGAGAAGGCTTAATGGGTAAGATGTTATAATCGGTGCTGACAACAGCCAATTAAGTGTCAGAAGAACAATCTGATAAGTAGGTCTTCATGTCTATAGGCATTTCCTGGTACGTCTTAACTGTCAATCTGGATGTTACACATCTCTATCTTTATCTCATTATTGACTGCTTTATTAAAGGAGAATGCtttcatctcctttttttttgacTTTGGGGTTGCtccagaaagaaggaaaggaaaatactaGGAACAAGTCTAAGTTTGGAATAATTGATGGGGAATCCTAATTATAGCAAAGTCCTAATCTTCCAACCAAGCAGGCGTATGGTTTGGTGACACCACTCCGTGCATGTGCCCACACCATACCTTTCAAGAAGTGGAAAGTGCTCAGTCTAGAGGAGATCTGTTTCTTTAACGGGTGGAAGGATATCTGTGGACGTGCTAGCAGGCCGCTCTCTGCTTTCAGTGCTTCTTGCTAGTCATACGGAAGACAACACCTCGCTGGATGGGTCTCTTCCCTTCTTGTCCTCACCCCTGTCGATATCAATCACATGAACTATGCCAGGCTTCAGGATCAGGTCATCGGTCTCTACGTGGCTCCTGTTGTCATCCACCTCGATGTACTTGCCCTTGGAGGGCTGGGTGGCCTTACCAAAGACGTCTTTGAAGCGGCGCTTGAGCTCAACGTCCGGGCAATAGACGTACTCGTACAGAGCACCGGCAAGGACGGCTCCGATTATCGGCCCCACCCAGTACACCTGCAAAAAAAGGGGTGGGGAAAAATCCCAGGCATTAAGCTTTTAAATTAACAGTGATAAGGCTGACAAAGATGGCCCACTTCTctgaagtgaaataattttgtcaAGTTTTATTGATCTATCAGGAAGTTAAATCAAGTTTTATTGATCTATCTTCTTTACAGGAAGCCTCTTCTAAAACTTTTCATTCCTCACTGCCAGCTATAGACCAAAAGTATGGACTCTTTGCAAGAAGACACACAAAGGAAACATCGATGTAGAAAAGTGATTTTCTTCCTGCATTTTGAACCAAGATGACAATGAACTTTCAACTAGTGTACACACAAAGGCCCTTCCTAGTGTACACACAAAGAGTTCTGCTTTGGTATTTCAGACTTAtgtttccaaaatatttcaaatttggCATTTAATCCAACACAATACAACAGGCAGTCAACCACAACAGGCAGTCAACCACAACAGGCAATCTGATAATCTAATTTAAATAAGCAAATACAATGGACATAACACAACTTTGTAGGTACCTATCTATTTAATCATGaccagcagcagtgcagtgaCATTAGCAGGTGCCAAAGCCCACAGGCTTCTGTCAATGGTATGCCAATGTCACTGCtctggaggaagagaaaaggcTGTCTTTCCAAGTGGCCAGGACAGTAACTAAGCTTCTCCTGCAAGTTTCTCCATGGTgcatttgtttatttgtttattgtTTATAGCTTTAGTTATAAATTACAGGCTTCCTCAGAGTATGGATAATTAATCTTGTGAAAAACTACAGCAGTTTTTCACATGAACAAGCCACTCACTGATAACTGGGTAAATCTGCCTCAATAGGATAACTCTTGGGAACAAAGTTACACATGGTATCGTGTTTGCAGAATTGAAGCCTTAGGGCCTGAAGACAATgctatttctattcttagctgcAGTGGGAGCAATGTGGGCTTCATActttaaaaatcaagaaaatccTTATATGCACTGTAATATGCAGCTCTTCAGTCTGCACTGAGTGTGTCTCTAGAAGTGATTTCCCTCTCTATAATTAGGTGAGCTGTGATCCATCTTTCCCttataaaatatgaaatgtttTTTTGTAAGTTGGATGCTATAGAAATTTACTGCATCATTCACAGCCTGCTTATAACATTATTTCCTGTGCAACTGCGCCTGACTAAGCTGACACTTTCAAACTGAAGCAGGTAACATCTGGCCTGGTCTGCAAATACCAGACTGCAACCTCTTCATCTCTCACTGCAGGCATTTGCCGAGGCAGGTTCTCCCCCAGGAACCAGATCACAGAGGGTCCCTGTTCTCATTTTATACATCTGCCCCAGTTTGCTGCAGAACCAGGTGAAATGTGAAGCTGACAGAATTACTTCCATAGCTCCTCACCAGCAGGACCAGAGGGGTTTGCAATCTGCCTTGgaggatttttctttccagcagTTCAATTCTTTCAGTCTCCTTGGGTcgcttttttcatttttgttttgaactTTTCCTATGATTTCTTTTCTACCCAAGCTATTACCTCCACAAAATGGCCCCTGAAATAGTAAGATGCTATTCCAAACATGCTGCATGCTGCACTGCAGTCCTAGATGAGGAGATGATGATGCCTAAGCTTGGGGCAGGTCAGTGCCTGTCTTCCTGGGGGATGGTCTCTATGGGATGCACTGGGAGCAAATGATGTATGAAAAATCCTGACCACTGTTTGTCACTATGGTAGAGGAAGTATGAAAGGAGAATTACCCATTGGTTTTCCCATCTTCCCATAATGACAGCAGGTCCAAATGATCGAGCTGGGTTCATGCTGGCACCGGTGTAATTGATCTAAAGCAGAGAGAAATGTTGCCTGTTATTAAAGTCTGGAAGGCAGTGATTTGATTTCTATGGGACCACCCTGGTTTTGTACAGCTCCTCCTCTTTACAACAGATATCATCACTCTCCTGAGTCTTAACACAAAGTTAAAAAAAGTCATCACATGAACAGCCCAAAGTTCTGGTGCAACACCCTACCCAAGGGGACACTCCTGAGACTCCAAAGGGCTTTGGCATGGGTCCATAAAGAATACAGCAGCTATATAGCTGTAATTGCTCTAAAGGTCACAAAAGTTTCCATTTACTTCTGAAGTAATCATAAAGGGTGAAGGgatctatttttttaaagagaaaccATTAACTTACAGCAAATAAGTGTCCAATTGCAACAGAAAATCCAATTGCTAAAGCTACTGAACCAGTGACATCACTTCGTTTTGAATCACAGCTAGCAAAAATAGTAAAAACCAGCTGGAATGTAATTATCAATTCCACCAGGAGTCCATGCCCAGCAGAAAGATCTCTGTGTACCTGGAAGAAGGCAAAGAAACaccagaaatgaagaaaaggtGATTTTGTAAATCAGAAAGCTATCACATGCACAAATTGTATTTCAATGAATGGTATTTCTAAATAGTACAAAGTGAAAGACAACAATGAACTTTTAGAGGTACAGATTCCCCCCTTTTCACTCTTCTCCCTTTTTGTAAAAACTTTTAAatggttttttattttgagaaacATGGAAAATCATTGCTGGACTGAgaacagaaggcttaacaatAACATCCAACTGGAACTTCAAAGTTAGACTGCAGAACTATAGTTTATTTTTACACAGGGATATGCAAATGCTGCACTTCGctttcaccatttttttttcttgggagCACTGTAATTTACTATTCAATTATAAATTCATTAATTAGCCCTGacttaattaatttaaatttcaattaaaaattaagcagTGTGCGGCTCAAGTGCATTTTTAATAAGTCCTGCAACAGGCCTAACTGATGGCATTCCTTATTAGTTTAGAACAAAGCTGAAATCTAAGCCACCATCTATTTCAAAAGTGTGTCATTTTAAATTGATATTTTTTCAATCCCCATCATAATAGCATAGAATTaatttcccccctccccagaccatataaaaatggcatttcacgcatatattatttaaattttgtatGTAAATTAACATTACCTGCTGTCATCAGATTTGGGGAAGTTCTAGGAAAGAGAGCTTCTATAAAAAGATCAGCTATAACTATCACACTGCATAAACCCATCCTAAGGAGAGCTTTAAGCCCTGTCTGGGTGTGGTAAATAAACCAGCAAGCTGTTAAAAATCTGTACCTGAGCTGTCCTCATTATGTGTGACACTGATTCTATTTTCTCGGGGTCTGAGCTAGGCTAGTTcaagaggcagaggaggagagaTTACCGCAGTGACTCCCAGGCCTCCCACCACGCTGGGCGGTGTGACAAGGTAGAGGATGCCCGCGCCCACGATGGCTCCCAGGCACTGGGCAATGATGTAGAAGACGGACTTGGCAAGGCTGATCTTCCTGGTGCAGACCATGGCCACGGTCACGGCAGGGTTGATGTGGCCTCCGCTGATGTGCCCAAAGCACTGCACCATGGTGGCAATGCTGAGTCCAAAGCAGAGGGATATGAGGACCATGTCCACAGGCAGGGGCTTCTCTGCTCCACCCCAGTTGATCGTGGAGCCGAGGCTGAGGAGGACAAAAATGAGCATGGCCAAAAACTCCGCCGAAACGGCTTTCCAGAAGGGCTGAGTCCAGACTCCTTTAAACGCCACCATAATTCTCTCACACTTACACAGACGTGCACACTtactgaaaaggaaagcaaatttTCATCAGAAGCCAACAAATAAACCTTATGCTCTCCTGTTAGGGGCTGCTCTTTAGCCGACTTTGGAGAGAAGGCGGCAACACTGAGTGTCCTTGGGCTGGGACAACCACAGACTACCCTCTTAGAGCAGACTGCCCTTAAAACATGTCCAGAGTTGGAGTGTCTGCAGGACACAGGGTAATTAATCACTCCTTGTGATAACTCTGCATAGTTTCAGCTCCCAAAAAGCAATGTCCGTGTATTTTGAAATGACCAGGAAATTAAGTGTACTCTTCTATGGTAGCTGGCCTCTGATTTAGAGGCTGTATAGCTCTACCACTTCCAGTGGCCTGTTGATCATCATGTTCATTAAATCAGTGAGTATCCTCTTTTTCTATGCAAACCTGTCATTTTCACAAAGCAGGTAAGATAATTCAATAAAAAGCAGTATCTTCGTTGAAGCCTAGTGGTTTTGATGACAGTGTAGTGTTGGGGAGTTGCCCTGGGAGCTTGAAGAGAAAGTTTATTTCCTTGAACACTCACACAGATCAGTATTTCAATTTATATTTATGCAAAGAGCAGTTTCTTCACTGTGGATAGTGGGTGGAAATTGAATTCAGGCAGGAGAATAGATGCAATCCTACATTCTGACCTTTAAATCAATTGTGTAAtcaataaaatgctttcttttggGCTAACGGCGCCAATTGAGCTGGGGAATAGAgcaatattttctgtgtgtgtggtgtgtaAAACTCtgcatggaaaagaaagaagtgtCTTGGCTTTTCTTCCTGTCTGGAGATGCTATTTATTAGTCTACACCGCCTTCCTGGTGAGTTACAATTTTGCTAGATGTTCAGACACCTATGAAAGTGGGTCACCAAAGAAAAGTTATTTGTGGTATTAATAAATTAGGAGAATAAGCCAAAAGGGAAGCATTTTAATTAGTTTCTAAGGAATGCTAAAAAGATTCTTctctaaaaacaaaaccaagaaacaTCCAACCCATCCAAAAagtagaaaacaaaagaaagaatattCAGCGGCTACATTTGGGAACAGAATTTCAAGTGGAAGATGGATGAATTCATGCTCAGTTATCTACGGTAACTGAGCTACAATGCATATTTAATACCAGTTACATCAGAAAGGAGCATAAAAGGCATGTCTGCCCTTCTCAAGTCATTGCAAGAGGAATGGCCCATGAATTTCTTAACAGTTACAGTGAGTAAGGGAAAAGCAATTTAACGCTGTGACTGGAGCAAATAAATTGTTTCCCTGACTCATTTTCTATGCTAATTTACTCTGTATTTTGGATAGGCCTTTTGAACTCTGTCTCAGTTCTCTACACTCTCAGATGAGAACAATTAAATTCTCTCCTAAAAATGGCCCTTGTTAAGTG encodes:
- the AQP4 gene encoding aquaporin-4 isoform X3: MTEAGPQPLPRRAFLECRTSKCARLCKCERIMVAFKGVWTQPFWKAVSAEFLAMLIFVLLSLGSTINWGGAEKPLPVDMVLISLCFGLSIATMVQCFGHISGGHINPAVTVAMVCTRKISLAKSVFYIIAQCLGAIVGAGILYLVTPPSVVGGLGVTAVHRDLSAGHGLLVELIITFQLVFTIFASCDSKRSDVTGSVALAIGFSVAIGHLFAINYTGASMNPARSFGPAVIMGRWENQWVYWVGPIIGAVLAGALYEYVYCPDVELKRRFKDVFGVRTRREETHPARCCLPYD
- the AQP4 gene encoding aquaporin-4 isoform X1, whose product is MTEAGPQPLPRRAFLECRTSKCARLCKCERIMVAFKGVWTQPFWKAVSAEFLAMLIFVLLSLGSTINWGGAEKPLPVDMVLISLCFGLSIATMVQCFGHISGGHINPAVTVAMVCTRKISLAKSVFYIIAQCLGAIVGAGILYLVTPPSVVGGLGVTAVHRDLSAGHGLLVELIITFQLVFTIFASCDSKRSDVTGSVALAIGFSVAIGHLFAINYTGASMNPARSFGPAVIMGRWENQWVYWVGPIIGAVLAGALYEYVYCPDVELKRRFKDVFGKATQPSKGKYIEVDDNRSHVETDDLILKPGIVHVIDIDRGEDKKGRDPSSEVLSSV
- the AQP4 gene encoding aquaporin-4 isoform X2, producing the protein MSDGAAAPRRGKCARLCKCERIMVAFKGVWTQPFWKAVSAEFLAMLIFVLLSLGSTINWGGAEKPLPVDMVLISLCFGLSIATMVQCFGHISGGHINPAVTVAMVCTRKISLAKSVFYIIAQCLGAIVGAGILYLVTPPSVVGGLGVTAVHRDLSAGHGLLVELIITFQLVFTIFASCDSKRSDVTGSVALAIGFSVAIGHLFAINYTGASMNPARSFGPAVIMGRWENQWVYWVGPIIGAVLAGALYEYVYCPDVELKRRFKDVFGKATQPSKGKYIEVDDNRSHVETDDLILKPGIVHVIDIDRGEDKKGRDPSSEVLSSV